Below is a window of Cytobacillus firmus DNA.
CAGCATCTGTGAATTATGGGAATCTTGTTCTTTTAAAAGGAAAACCATACCTGGCACGCTTTGCCTACGGGCTTCTCAAACCAAAACACACGGTACCAGGAGGTGACATCGCTGGTCAGGTGGAAGCAGTCGGCAGAGGCGTCACACAGTTCCAGCCAGGCGATAATGTGTACGGAGACCTTTCAGGCTGCGGCTGGGGCGGTTTTGCTGAATATGTATCTGTCCCTGAAAAGGCCCTGGCCATAAAACCAGCCAATCTTACCTTCAAGGAGGCAGCCGCAGTTCCTATGGCGGGAGTCACAGCACTTCAGGCATTAAGGAACAAAGGAAACATTCAAGCAGGACAAAACGTCTTGATTTATGGGGCGTCAGGGGGTGTGGGTACTTTCGCCGTACAAATCGCCAAATCATTCGGTGCTGAGGTTACCGGTATATGCAGTACAAGAAACTTAGACATTTTGCGGACTCTTGGAGCAGATCATGCCATCGATTATAAAAAAGAGGATTTCGCCAAAAGGACAGAGAAGTATGATTTGATTCTGGCTGTTAACGGATATCAGCCCATTTCAGCTTATAAGCGGGCTTTAAAATCAAATGGAACTTATGTACTTTCCGGAGGTTCAGGAGCACAATTCACACAGGCGATGGTCATGGGGCCCTGGATTTCATTCACAGGGAATAAGAAAATGAGCAGCATGCTGCAGAGGCAAAATCAGGAAGACCTGATTTACATGAGCGAACTTATTGAAGCCGGAAAAGTAAAGCCGGTCATTGATCGATCATTTAAATTAAGTGAAGTGGACAAAGCTTTTAGATATTTTGAAGAAGGTCACGCTCAAGGAAAAGTAATTATTACGATTACAGAAGATTAATAGCGGTTAAGATTCATTGTGTGTTCAGTGCAGGGGAGAAGAAGAATCCCTTTACCCTCTTCTCCCCCTTATAAAAAATTGTAAGGCTATGAACATTCTGAAAGCAGTATTATCAATAAAAATTAAACGGACATGTTTGTCATAAATCAGTGTCTTAACAATTATATTCTCTATTTCATGCTTCCTTCCTCTTTCTCACTGTTAAGAACACTATAAAACATTACGTTAGGTTCAAGTTTTTTCTGTCGGGACCAGCCCTTTAATTTTTTAAATTTTTTGAACAAAATAGTTTTACCATGTGTTAAATTATATTTAAATATGTTCATCCTCTTTTATCACATGGGCAAGGAGTGAAAAAAATGAATGATTTCTTTACGTTTTTAATTCTTTCTTTGTTTGTGGTCATGAGTCCAGGGATTGATACTGCCCTTATAACAAAGAGGACGATTTCAGACGGAAGGACAGATGGCTATAAAATGGGGCTGGGCATTACAGCAGGTTCTTTAGTGCATACCTTTTCGGCTGCTTTTGGCCTATCAGCCATTTTAATGCAGTCTGCTGCAGCATTTGAAGTCATTAAATATGCCGGGGCGGTTTATTTGATTTACCTTGGGTTATCTTCATTCATCTCTTTGAAAAAGAAGAAGAATTCTGATATAGAAACTGAAGTAAAAACCGATATAAAAAAGTCTGCCTTTAAACAGGGACTCCTTTCTAACGTGCTCAATCCAAAAGTTGCGATGTTTTTCTTAACCTTTCTGCCGCAATTTGTGAAGGCAGGCGAAAACGCACAGCAGCAGCTGATCATTATGGGAATTATATACACACTGCTAAGCATATCCTGGTTTTTCCTATACGTATTCTTCATCAATTACCTGCGGGATTGGCTCATGTCCCCAAAGGTTCAAAGAGTTATGGATAAAGCTACAGGTGTTGTGTTAATCGGTTTCGGATTAAAGCTGGCAATGGATAAACAGCATTAAATTACAAAAAAAACATTGGATAACCCAATGTTTTTTTACTCTCATGCTGATGCACTCCAGCAAAAAAGAAAGCGGACCACATGCAGATTACAGGGTAACCTGATGATCACAATTTCCTCTTCAATTTAGCAAGGAGTTGTCAATGGAGAAAGAGCAGCAATGCTTCGGCAATCAATGATAAATTCTCTTTCTGCTGGAACAGGTGCCACTGCCGGCTGCTGGGAGAAGGTAAAGATTGCGCAGCACGTCCCTTCTTTAAACCGGACAAAAGAAAAGGCAGTGGGCTGAAGGGTTTGACCAGGATCTAAAGCTAAAAATTCCGCAGTACCTTTCAGCAAAATCAAAAACTCCTGCCCTTCTCTCGCATTCCTTAAAATGCTGCAGGCACATCCCTCACAAGCTGAAGGAAGAAGTTCA
It encodes the following:
- a CDS encoding NAD(P)-dependent alcohol dehydrogenase; the encoded protein is MKAIVYQKYGSPDNLRLTDLDKPMPRDQEVLVKVHAASVNYGNLVLLKGKPYLARFAYGLLKPKHTVPGGDIAGQVEAVGRGVTQFQPGDNVYGDLSGCGWGGFAEYVSVPEKALAIKPANLTFKEAAAVPMAGVTALQALRNKGNIQAGQNVLIYGASGGVGTFAVQIAKSFGAEVTGICSTRNLDILRTLGADHAIDYKKEDFAKRTEKYDLILAVNGYQPISAYKRALKSNGTYVLSGGSGAQFTQAMVMGPWISFTGNKKMSSMLQRQNQEDLIYMSELIEAGKVKPVIDRSFKLSEVDKAFRYFEEGHAQGKVIITITED
- a CDS encoding LysE family translocator is translated as MNDFFTFLILSLFVVMSPGIDTALITKRTISDGRTDGYKMGLGITAGSLVHTFSAAFGLSAILMQSAAAFEVIKYAGAVYLIYLGLSSFISLKKKKNSDIETEVKTDIKKSAFKQGLLSNVLNPKVAMFFLTFLPQFVKAGENAQQQLIIMGIIYTLLSISWFFLYVFFINYLRDWLMSPKVQRVMDKATGVVLIGFGLKLAMDKQH